The Agromyces hippuratus genome has a window encoding:
- the ruvA gene encoding Holliday junction branch migration protein RuvA, translated as MISSLRGRVLAAAGGSVVIEVGGVGFHVNTTPALALSMREGNEASVHTTLVVREDSLTLFGFATRDELDVFDLLIGVTGVGPKSALGVLSVLSPGQIAEAVQRDDDAVFRKVSGIGPKTAKLITVSLAGKLVAPAVSTPHAPVVAGGAADSVLAALTGLGWSERVAAEAVDETIAAASDIEAASVPTLLRLTLARLGPAQQTGRAR; from the coding sequence GTGATCTCCTCTCTTCGTGGCCGTGTGCTCGCAGCTGCCGGTGGTTCGGTCGTGATCGAGGTCGGCGGGGTGGGGTTCCACGTGAATACGACCCCGGCCCTCGCCCTCTCGATGCGCGAGGGCAACGAGGCATCCGTGCACACCACGCTCGTGGTGCGCGAAGACTCGCTGACGCTCTTCGGCTTCGCCACGCGCGACGAGCTCGACGTCTTCGACCTGCTCATCGGCGTCACGGGCGTCGGGCCGAAATCGGCGCTGGGCGTGCTCTCGGTGCTCTCGCCCGGCCAGATCGCCGAGGCCGTGCAGCGCGACGACGACGCCGTCTTCCGCAAGGTGAGCGGCATCGGCCCGAAGACCGCGAAGCTCATCACCGTCTCGCTCGCAGGCAAGCTCGTCGCGCCGGCCGTGTCGACGCCGCACGCACCGGTCGTCGCCGGCGGCGCCGCAGACAGCGTGCTCGCGGCGCTCACCGGCCTCGGCTGGTCGGAGCGGGTCGCGGCAGAGGCCGTCGACGAGACGATCGCCGCGGCATCCGACATCGAGGCCGCGTCGGTGCCGACGCTGTTGCGGCTCACGCTCGCACGGCTCGGCCCCGCGCAGCAGACCGGGCGGGCACGATGA
- the ruvC gene encoding crossover junction endodeoxyribonuclease RuvC, producing MRVLGIDPGLTRCGVGVVDVEPNRTARLVDVVVLRSPAELDTPRRLVRIAEGLEAIIEEHRPQAVALERVFARSDVSTIMGTAQISGVAMLIAARRALPVALHTPSEVKAAITGYGRADKKQVGAMVARILGLDEVPKPADAADALALAICHAWRTGGVAGAAVRDGADGSADDSALTPAQRAWLAAERSASVSGAARRLKR from the coding sequence GTGCGAGTGCTCGGCATCGACCCCGGCCTCACGCGATGCGGCGTGGGCGTCGTCGATGTCGAGCCGAACCGCACGGCGCGACTCGTCGACGTCGTGGTGCTGCGCTCGCCCGCCGAGCTCGACACGCCGCGCCGACTCGTGCGCATCGCCGAGGGGCTCGAGGCGATCATCGAGGAGCACCGGCCCCAGGCCGTCGCGCTCGAGCGCGTCTTCGCACGAAGCGACGTCTCGACGATCATGGGCACCGCCCAGATCTCGGGCGTCGCCATGCTGATCGCCGCCCGCCGCGCACTTCCGGTCGCGCTGCACACGCCGAGCGAGGTGAAGGCTGCGATCACCGGCTACGGGCGTGCAGACAAGAAGCAGGTCGGCGCCATGGTTGCGCGCATCCTCGGACTCGACGAGGTGCCGAAACCAGCGGATGCCGCCGACGCCCTCGCCCTGGCGATCTGCCACGCCTGGCGCACCGGGGGCGTCGCAGGCGCCGCCGTGCGCGACGGAGCCGACGGCTCGGCCGACGACTCCGCCCTCACGCCGGCCCAGCGGGCGTGGCTCGCCGCGGAGCGCTCCGCCTCGGTGTCGGGGGCGGCCCGTAGGCTGAAGCGGTGA